In the Hippoglossus stenolepis isolate QCI-W04-F060 chromosome 14, HSTE1.2, whole genome shotgun sequence genome, one interval contains:
- the mob3c gene encoding MOB kinase activator 3C isoform X1 yields the protein MALCLGQVFSKDKTFRPRKRFEPGTQRFELYKKAQASLKSGLDLRKVVQLPEGENINDWIAVHVVDFFNRINLIYGTMSEYCTERTCPIMSGGLRYEYRWQDGDDYKKPTKLPALKYMNLLMDWIESLINNEDIFPTRVGVPFPKNFQQVCKKILSRLFRVFVHVYIHHFDSVCSMGAEAHINTCYKHYYYFITEFNLIDHSELEPLKEMTDKICN from the exons ATGGCGTTGTGTCTTGGACAAGTGTTCAGCAAAGACAAAACATTCAGGCCAAGGAAGCGGTTCGAGCCCGGCACCCAGCGATTTGAGCTGTACAAGAAGGCCCAGGCCTCGCTCAAGTCCGGCCTGGACCTGAGGAAGGTGGTTCAGCTGCCAGAGGGAGAGAACATCAATGATTGGATCGCTGTCCACGTGGTGGATTTCTTCAACAGGATCAACCTGATCTACGGCACGATGAGCGAGTACTGCACCGAGCGCACGTGTCCCATCATGTCTGGGGGGCTGAGGTACGAGTACAGGTGGCAGGACGGGGACGACTACAAGAAGCCCACCAAGCTGCCCGCTCTCAAGTACATGAACCTGCTGATGGACTGGATCGAGTCCCTCATCAACAATGAGGACATCTTCCCCACCagagtag GTGTGCCCTTCCCCAAAAACTTCCAGCAGGTGTGCAAGAAGATCCTGAGCCGCCTCTTCAGAGTCTTCGTGCACGTTTACATCCATCACTTCGACAGCGTCTGCAGCATGGGCGCAGAGGCCCACATCAACACCTGCTACAAGCACTACTACTACTTCATCACAGAGTTCAACCTCATCGATCACTCTGAGCTGGAGCCCCTG AAAGAGATGACGGATAAGATATGCAATTGA
- the mob3c gene encoding MOB kinase activator 3C isoform X2: protein MALCLGQVFSKDKTFRPRKRFEPGTQRFELYKKAQASLKSGLDLRKVVQLPEGENINDWIAVHVVDFFNRINLIYGTMSEYCTERTCPIMSGGLRYEYRWQDGDDYKKPTKLPALKYMNLLMDWIESLINNEDIFPTRVCPSPKTSSRCARRS from the exons ATGGCGTTGTGTCTTGGACAAGTGTTCAGCAAAGACAAAACATTCAGGCCAAGGAAGCGGTTCGAGCCCGGCACCCAGCGATTTGAGCTGTACAAGAAGGCCCAGGCCTCGCTCAAGTCCGGCCTGGACCTGAGGAAGGTGGTTCAGCTGCCAGAGGGAGAGAACATCAATGATTGGATCGCTGTCCACGTGGTGGATTTCTTCAACAGGATCAACCTGATCTACGGCACGATGAGCGAGTACTGCACCGAGCGCACGTGTCCCATCATGTCTGGGGGGCTGAGGTACGAGTACAGGTGGCAGGACGGGGACGACTACAAGAAGCCCACCAAGCTGCCCGCTCTCAAGTACATGAACCTGCTGATGGACTGGATCGAGTCCCTCATCAACAATGAGGACATCTTCCCCACCaga GTGTGCCCTTCCCCAAAAACTTCCAGCAGGTGTGCAAGAAGATCCTGA